In Methanobacterium aggregans, the genomic stretch TTCCCCACAGCCGTGGTTTGAAGGATTTGATGAGATCTTTTTAATATTTGTGCTATCTGATTTGATTGTTTTACAAATCCTAAACTTCTCAAAAGCTGGTTAAATGTAGAAGCAGCTTTTATTGATGCACTCTGAACCATCTGGAGATACTCATCGGGAATTAATCCAAACACTATTTCAGCCCCAAAACCAATTAAAAGAGATTCCCATTCCTTTAATTCTTCATCACTTGGTTCTGAAGTTTTAAGAGGCTCAGGATTCCACTCCGGGATATTTCCATTGGTAGTTCCACTTGAAACTGCATTTCTAACACCCCGAATATCCCGAGCAAGCTGACCACCGCCCAGAACTGGAGGATTTGAAACCCCATTAGAACCTCCTGAAGAATCACCACCAGTTCCACCTGAACTCTCATCCCCAGAAACCTCAGGAGCCTCTGTATTGAATAGTGGATCAACGGTTAAAACGTTCAAAGGACCGTCCACAACATTTTGAGTAACAGAAAAGTCAATTTGTACCACATTATCGAGAGGGTTAAGATCCTGGAAATTCGATGAAACAACTGCCACAGTACTGCTTGACCCCCATTGAACTGCCTGCAGTACCAGTTCCAGCACAGCTGTACCCCCAGCAGGTAGTGTTCCCACATTCCAAATTCCAGAGAGTGTATAGTAGGTTCCCGGGCCGTTGCTGATTAAAAGCTTCAGATTTGATGGAGTAATATACTTAACAGTTACATCCGCAGTTTTTGGGCCTTTGTTCCATGTTTGAATGGTTAAGAGAACTGTTTCACCCAGATCAAGAACCGTTTTATTCACGATCATGTTGACCATCAGGTCTGTTCCGGATTCATTCAAGTTTCTCACAGATAAGCTGTAAACAACTGGAGACTCTAAAGCATTGAACCTTTCAAGACACATGGAAACTTCCAGATATCTGCCTTTAGGGGTTAACTGAGTTTTAACTCCATTCTGGACGTTCTCCCACTGCGACCAGTTGCTCTGGTCGTTGGAGCTTCTGACCTTAACCGTTAACAGTGTACCCAAGGGCTCATAACATGTCCAGGTTACACGTCCCCAACATGCGTTCTCAAACCCTGAATCATGAACAACAGTCCAGGTACCCTGATCGTAGATACCATTATTTGGAGCTGTCATGCTGCCCAGTGCATCGTGAACCCCTCCAACTACCCGTTTGGAGAGGTCAACACCGTTGATCTCAGGATCTATGCGGTGAATGTACTCACCGCTACTTTCCAAAACCCATATTTTGCCATTAACATCCTCACTCAACCCTAAAGGAAGAGAAGGAGTAATTATTCTGGCAAGTACTTCTCCATCAGAGCTGTAACGTGTTACTCCTTCTCTTTTACCGTTGAACCAGTGGTTGTAGTAATCTGCAACCCACAAACTGCCATCATGGGAAACCAATATGGAACCCTCGTACATGTATGAAAGTGATTTGGTCCAGTTAACTATGTTTGTGGTTGTATCGAATCTTGCCAGCTTTGTTTCAGGCCAAAGCCAGTGGTTGTATATCTCGTACAAAAATAAGTGGTTGTCATCGTCCAAAGCCATGCTGTAAATGGGGCAACCCACATCAAACACCTTCATAGTTTCTGTGGAAGGATCCAACCGGAGCAGATTGTTACCTCCAGACCATAAAATACCAATTTTATCCATCAGCACATAGGAAGGGCTGTGATTAACCTTTGAAACATCGATTACCTTTAATATTTGACCATTTTCGTTATCAATGCAGTAATATCTGTTAGTTTCGCTGCTACCCACCCATAAATTGTTTTGTGAATCTATGGTCAGTGCCTTGATTCCGTTGGCATAATTGGCATAGCTCCCCCGGTAATCTCCTGGGATGTATGTGCCCTGAGTTTCAGAGGTTAAAACAACCTCATAAAGTACACATTCATCCGAACCCCATGGCAGAAGTTCATCAGACGTGATTACTCCGTTTCCATCCTTATCATGACACGTTTCGATTGCTCCGTTATGGTTACGATCCCGATAATTTCCATTTTCGTAGGATCCTATTTTAACTAGGGTGCCCGTTATTTTATTGGAAACCCAGCAGTTTCCCTGATCATCTGCAGCCGTACGGAATGGAAATGCATTTTCCTGTGGACTGGTTCTGTAGCGTGCAACTTCCTGGCCTGTGAGCACATCAATCTTTGATACAGTTCCCTGGTTGGTGTTAGGCACCCAAAGATATTTTTTTGATAGATTAACCTGATTATCAAGCTTTAAATTATTATCAGAACAGTTTATATTGTTAAATACTCCATCCTTGAAGTCAGAAGTTGTGTTGTAGGTTCTGTTTTCACCTGTGGCGCTTACGGAACCCATGAAAAGTAGAACCATTCCTAAAACTGTTAAAAAAACAACTAATTTATTGGGTTTGACATTATCCCTTTTTAAATTGATGTAAGAACCTAAAAAAACTAAAAGAATAGCAATGGCTGAAAAATTGAGGTAAATGCCAGTACTTTCCATTGGAATAGTGTTATGCTTAGGTGGGGGCATATCTCCACTTCCTGAGAAGTAATTATGTGTAGTCACAGCATAAGCCTTGTTTTCGACCTTAATATTATAATTAATCTGATTTAAAGGAGGTAACGCAGGAAAACTCAAGCTAAAGAGGGTTGTGGAACCCGGTGCAATAAATCCAATGTACCATGACCCATTTTGATAGTAACCCTGACTTGGACGGGGTGTGGATCCCTGAGGGATCTTAACTGGTACCGCTAGATTGAAGGCAGTGTCAAGACCGTTGTTGTGCACAGTTAAAGTGTGGACCCCATTTTTTGTGTTATTATTCACTTCCAAGTTAAATAGGGGAATGTAAATACTCCCAGATAATTCAGAATTAGGTAAAGGATCGTATTCATCATGAGTTTCATTCAAATTATAAATCAAATTTTTACCAGCCATTTCTGGAGTTATTGTGCCGTTAATTTCTATGTATGCACTTTCACCAGGATTTAAAGTTCCTATGGCCCAATCAGAACCATCTATGAACCCTTGACTGTTTATGGGCCAGATGAAGCCGGGAGGTAAATTAAGGTGGACAAGGAGGTTATGGGCTGCATCCGGGCCATTGTTGATTAATTTGGTAATAATTTTAACGTTGTCCCCAACGCTTGGATTTGAATTGTTTAAAGTTGTTTCCATCTTAACATCTGATCTTATGGTTCGAACCATGAGATCGTAAAGGATCGGAGATTCGTAACCTGTGAGTCTTATTAATTCTGTTTCTATCTCTAAATATCTGCCTTTTGGGGTTGAATTAAGGTGAAATCCATTTTGAACTGTTTCCCAGTTTGACCAGTTTGTTCTGTCGTTGGAACTGCGTGTTCTCACCGTTACTCTGGTTCCTGCAGGTTCAAAGCACGTCCATGAAACCAACCCCCACTGGCTGTTTTGAAGGCCAGAATCATGAACAACTGTCCATGTTCCTTTATTGGTGGTTATGGTGTTTGATATGGTTCCTGTCATATCACTGTAGCCGTAGTGGGTGCCCCCGATTATCTTCTTTGATAACTCCACCCCGTTGATTATGTTTCCCACACTGTCTTTTTGGTTGTTACTTGGGTTAATGCGATGTACGTATTCATCACCATAATCCACCACCCATACTTTACCCTGGTTATCCACTGAAACCCCTGTGGGTGTGGCTCCAACTATTACCGTGGCTTTGAAGTCTCCATTGTTTGAGTATCGGGTTACTGTTCCTGCTGCAGAATTGGCTATCCACACGTCTCCATCATCGGTGACTGCCACTCCCCTGGATTGGTATGGGCATGGTTTTGTCCATTCAACCTTTCCTGTTAAAATGTTTATCCTTGAAAAACATGATGAATCCCATCCTGCCACGAAGAGGTGATTGTTTCTATCGAGTCCCAACCCATAGACGAAGTGTTTGAGTCTTATGGTGGTGATGGAATTGTTACTGGTGTCCAGACGAAGTAAGTTCTGGCCACCTGCACCTGATGACCATAGTATGCCGTTCTGGTCTATAACTGCACCATAGGGAGTGTGCACCACAGATGAGAGATCAACAGTGTTCATTATCTGGCCTGTTTTTCCATCGACATGGTAATACTTCTTTGATCCATATGTACCGAGCCATACATTGTTTTTGGAGTCCACAGCTATTCCCCTCGGACCGGGATTGTTGTTGTCGTTAACGTAGGGGCCTGTGTAATTTCCAGGGTCGTACGTACCCTCGTGTCCAGGTATAAGAATAACTTCGTATAACACACATTCATCCTGGCCCCAAGGAAGGATTTCATCTGCTGTTATTATTCCATTTCCATCCAGATCTCTGCAAGTGTCTGCAACACCGTTTTGGTTCCGGTCTGTGTAGCAGCTGTTCTCTAAAAGTCCAATTTTTACTGCAGTACCTGTCTGCCGGTTTCCTAACCAGCAGTTACCCTCAAGATCCACGGTTGTTCTGGAGGGATTTGTAGAACTTTGGGGTCCAGTTCTGTAACGGGCTATTTCCATGCCTGTAATTGTATTAATTTTTGAAACTGTTCCTTGGTTACTGTTAGGTACCCAAATGTATGGGAGTGCAGATTGTGAGCCGTTAGAAAGCTGAATCTGGTTATTGGTGCTGTTATGCTCAAGTCCCACCATTGTGCCTTCATCAAAGTCTTCATCAAAGGTGTAATTTTGTTCAAATTCAGCAGCCGAAGCTGTTTCGCAAAGTATAAATGCCAATATAACTGTTAAAACAGTTAAGATCTGTTTTTGATTTGGATGTAACCCTTTCAATATCTGTATCTCCACCACCACAAGTAATATTTTTAGTATTATATGGTAATATTGAATTAGTAGTAATACTATATAAATTTTTTGTAGTACTATTGGTAGAGTTATCATGAAATTCAAAAAAAGAAGTTAAATCACTTGAAAAAAGTCAATTATCAATTGAGTCATAAAAATAGAATTTAAAATAAATTCAAGATTAAAGAGGATTAATAATGCTGTAAAACCCTAAAATTCCCCATCCCTGAACTTAACTATGGTGGTGGAAAGATACTTCTTATCGGTTGCAAATCCTTCAAAAACCTTTTCATCTTCCATGCTGCAGTTTTGAACCGATATAACCCGTTTATCACGTTTTTCTCCAGATATGATCTCTTCAAGTTCCTCAGAATGCCTAGAAGTCTTCATTATAACGAAAGTGTCGCCGTGAGGAAGTATCTGGGCTAGACGTTCGTCCACTTTAGGCACTATGACTATTATTTCATCTTTATCTGCAAGCTGAATCCCTGAAGCTGCTGCACAGCCCGTGAATGAAGTTATCCCGGGTATTATTTCCACTTCAAAGCCGTTAGTCTTCAACCTGCTTGAAACGTAGGAAAACGTGCTGTAAACCGTTGGATCCCCCAGAGTTATGAAGGCCAGATCCATGCCTTCCTCAAGTCTCCGGGCCATTAAATCTGCAGCATCATCCCAGTAACCTTCAAGCTCATTTTTATCCTCTATCATTGGGAAAAGAGGCTCCATTACCTCGTATCCTTCTTCACGTTCATCGAGAACCGGTTGAACTATTGAAAGTGCCAGACTGGGCTTTGAACTTGCTGATCTTGGTGCGCAAACCACAGGGACAGTTTTTAATAGTTTATCTGCTTTTATAGTTAAGAGTTCTGTGTCTCCTGGACCCACACCTATTCCTATTAATTTTCCTTTCTTCATATTCTGCACGCAAACCTTGTGTTGTTCTGGAAGTTCATAAAACTTTGAAAACAAGATAATATTATGATAAATACCTTGATCTATCCATACGAACTTTTATAAAACCTTCTTTAAGCTTTCATCTATTTATACCATCAACAAAAATATAAGTGTTTATGGAAAATGGCTTTTTTTGTGAGAAGTGTGGGATGATAAAGGCAAGGTGCATCTGCCCTAAAAATGGGTTTAAAGGTGCTGAAAAATCATCCCCGAAAAATAATAATGTTTCAGAGCTGAGAAAGCTCTACCCTGATGTTGATGATGAAATAATTGAGAATTTTCCCTTTTCAGAGCCCAGGCACAATCAGTTTGATATAATATCCCGCATAAGTGATGCAATAGATGAGGGCTACCGTTACATAGTTCTTGAGGCAGGCACTGGAACTGGTAAGTCTGCAATTGCCACAACACTTGCAAGGATATACGAACCCGCCTACATCCTAACCATGACCAAACAGCTTCAGAGCCAGTACGCTGAGGAGTTCGGATACCCCATGGTCAAGGGCCGTGGAAACTTCAGCTGTAAGGATGCAGGTCTGGTGGACACCTGCGACATTGGAACATGCCAAACAGTTCCAAACTCTCAGAACTTCGCATGTAAATTTGGAATAACCAAGTCACAATATGAAGAGGGCCCTTTTGCATTTGAAGATGCTTATGGAACTCCGATTCACTTCAGATCAGCTGATCAGTGCAACTACTGGAGGCAGAAGGCCCGGGCAGTTGAAAGTTCAATAACACTTATGAACTACGACTACGCCCTT encodes the following:
- a CDS encoding DUF11 domain-containing protein; this encodes MKGLHPNQKQILTVLTVILAFILCETASAAEFEQNYTFDEDFDEGTMVGLEHNSTNNQIQLSNGSQSALPYIWVPNSNQGTVSKINTITGMEIARYRTGPQSSTNPSRTTVDLEGNCWLGNRQTGTAVKIGLLENSCYTDRNQNGVADTCRDLDGNGIITADEILPWGQDECVLYEVILIPGHEGTYDPGNYTGPYVNDNNNPGPRGIAVDSKNNVWLGTYGSKKYYHVDGKTGQIMNTVDLSSVVHTPYGAVIDQNGILWSSGAGGQNLLRLDTSNNSITTIRLKHFVYGLGLDRNNHLFVAGWDSSCFSRINILTGKVEWTKPCPYQSRGVAVTDDGDVWIANSAAGTVTRYSNNGDFKATVIVGATPTGVSVDNQGKVWVVDYGDEYVHRINPSNNQKDSVGNIINGVELSKKIIGGTHYGYSDMTGTISNTITTNKGTWTVVHDSGLQNSQWGLVSWTCFEPAGTRVTVRTRSSNDRTNWSNWETVQNGFHLNSTPKGRYLEIETELIRLTGYESPILYDLMVRTIRSDVKMETTLNNSNPSVGDNVKIITKLINNGPDAAHNLLVHLNLPPGFIWPINSQGFIDGSDWAIGTLNPGESAYIEINGTITPEMAGKNLIYNLNETHDEYDPLPNSELSGSIYIPLFNLEVNNNTKNGVHTLTVHNNGLDTAFNLAVPVKIPQGSTPRPSQGYYQNGSWYIGFIAPGSTTLFSLSFPALPPLNQINYNIKVENKAYAVTTHNYFSGSGDMPPPKHNTIPMESTGIYLNFSAIAILLVFLGSYINLKRDNVKPNKLVVFLTVLGMVLLFMGSVSATGENRTYNTTSDFKDGVFNNINCSDNNLKLDNQVNLSKKYLWVPNTNQGTVSKIDVLTGQEVARYRTSPQENAFPFRTAADDQGNCWVSNKITGTLVKIGSYENGNYRDRNHNGAIETCHDKDGNGVITSDELLPWGSDECVLYEVVLTSETQGTYIPGDYRGSYANYANGIKALTIDSQNNLWVGSSETNRYYCIDNENGQILKVIDVSKVNHSPSYVLMDKIGILWSGGNNLLRLDPSTETMKVFDVGCPIYSMALDDDNHLFLYEIYNHWLWPETKLARFDTTTNIVNWTKSLSYMYEGSILVSHDGSLWVADYYNHWFNGKREGVTRYSSDGEVLARIITPSLPLGLSEDVNGKIWVLESSGEYIHRIDPEINGVDLSKRVVGGVHDALGSMTAPNNGIYDQGTWTVVHDSGFENACWGRVTWTCYEPLGTLLTVKVRSSNDQSNWSQWENVQNGVKTQLTPKGRYLEVSMCLERFNALESPVVYSLSVRNLNESGTDLMVNMIVNKTVLDLGETVLLTIQTWNKGPKTADVTVKYITPSNLKLLISNGPGTYYTLSGIWNVGTLPAGGTAVLELVLQAVQWGSSSTVAVVSSNFQDLNPLDNVVQIDFSVTQNVVDGPLNVLTVDPLFNTEAPEVSGDESSGGTGGDSSGGSNGVSNPPVLGGGQLARDIRGVRNAVSSGTTNGNIPEWNPEPLKTSEPSDEELKEWESLLIGFGAEIVFGLIPDEYLQMVQSASIKAASTFNQLLRSLGFVKQSNQIAQILKRSHQILQTTAVGKWVNRLSAVMSGVGPNVGMKILGRGLCKMFPKAATEIKIFLATLSIVQFFKDPLGTLNAIINAGTAIFKKETPDPEDLAKFLIAGPVKETTDKLVG
- the cobI gene encoding precorrin-2 C(20)-methyltransferase, whose protein sequence is MKKGKLIGIGVGPGDTELLTIKADKLLKTVPVVCAPRSASSKPSLALSIVQPVLDEREEGYEVMEPLFPMIEDKNELEGYWDDAADLMARRLEEGMDLAFITLGDPTVYSTFSYVSSRLKTNGFEVEIIPGITSFTGCAAASGIQLADKDEIIVIVPKVDERLAQILPHGDTFVIMKTSRHSEELEEIISGEKRDKRVISVQNCSMEDEKVFEGFATDKKYLSTTIVKFRDGEF